The window GAAGCCCGGCGGATACGGGATCACGAAATTGGCCGAGACGAGATCCGGACCTCCCTTCAGGCGACGATCGATCTCGGGATCGGCAAGCCGGATATATTCGCATCCCGCCGCGTCATAGGCCGAATAGAAGCCGCTGCGGATGTCGCCTTCGTTGGTCTTTGCGCCCGCATCGCCGCGGAAACTCGAGTGAAAATGCGAGAAATTCGGCAAGTCCGGCACATCGGTCATCAGGCTCTTCACCCGCGCCTCGAAGGTCTTCCTTGCATTGGCGCCGCCTTGCGCCAGGCCCCGGTCGACCTCGCTGGCGATCTCCATCAGCACCCGGATCAGATGCGCGACGTCACTGCGCGTGTTGTTGATGTTGGACTGGAACAACACCGAATTGCGCGAGGTCTTGTTGACCTGGATGCCGTACTTGTTCGCCAGAATGCCCTTGAATTGAGTGCCATCAAAACCGGCGGTGCCGCATACGAGCGTCATCCGGGTCGGATCGAGGCAGAATTCATCCTCCTGGAAGCTCTTCAGAGCCGTAACCCAGTTCGTACCGGGCGCCAGGTAGTCGACGAACCCGGTTTGTCGATACTGCGCCGGCACCATGCCGTCCGCACCGATGATGTGGAAATACTTCGAGATCAGCGCATTGTTGGCGACAGCCTGACGGATCGCGAACGCAATCTCAAAGGCATTGTTAACGAGGCCATAGCCTTCGAGCTCCATCTGTCGCCGCGCGACGTCGAGGCTCCCGATCAGCTGCTGATTGGGACTGGTCGAAGCATGCGTGAACACCGCCTCGTGAAACTGGGCCTCGACGGTGTGGAATTCGACATCCTTGACGAACAGCATGGAGCCTTGCCGCAGCGCGGACATCGATTTGTGGGTCGAGTTGGTCTGGTACACGCGCAGGCGGATCTGGCGCGGGTCGGGAATCAGCCGGGTCTTGAGCAAGAGTTCATCAGACGGATTTTTGCCAAGTTCCGCCTGCTGCTTCTCGTAAGCCGCGACAGATTTCGGGTCGTGCATCCACGCCTCGATATCGTTGGCGGCGCCCATCGCGGTCCGCGGCCTCAGGAACGGCGAGAAGCGTGCGAAGCCGAACCAGGCTTCATCCCATAGAAAGATCAGGTTCGGCTTGATCGCCAGGCATTCCTCCATCACGCGCCGGGTATTGTAGATGTGGCCATCGAAGGTGCAGTTGGTCAGGTCAACCATCTTGATCCTGTCGAGCCGACCGTCGGCCTTCGCATGCAGCAGAGCCTGCTTGATCGTCTTCAGCGGCACGGCTCCATACATCGAATATTCCGTCATCGGGAACGCTTCGACGTACAGCGGTTGCGCGCCGGCGAGCACCATCCCGTAATGATGCGACTTGTGGCAATTGCGGTCGACGATGGCGATGTCGCCCGGACCGAGCAACGCTTGCACCGCCATCTTGTTGGAGGTCGAGGTCCCGTTGGTCACGAAGAACACGTGGTCCGCGCCGAACGCGCGCGCCGCCTTGTCCTGTGCCGTCTTGATGTTACCGGTTGGCTCCAGCAAGCTGTCGAGGCCGCCTGTGGTCGCGCTGCTCTCGGCCAGGAACAGGTTCGGGCCATAGAATTCGCCCATGTCGCGGATCCAGTCGGACTTGAAGATCGACTTGCCGCGAGCGATCGGCAACGCATGGAACGTCCCGATCGGACGCTGCGCATATTTCTTGAGATTGTCGAAGAACGGCGTGTCATACCGATCCTGGACGCCTTCCAGTATGCAGAGGTGCAGCTCCAGAATTTCCTCGATCGAATAGAAGATGCGGCGTACCACGTTGGCCTCGGGGTTGCCGGCCATCTCCTCTACGTTGCGATTGGACATCAGATAAATATCAAGCTCGGGACGCAGCCGCTTGATGATCTGTGCGAGCCGCAGCGCAGAAAGATCGGACTCCATCTGTGGGCCCATCGAGGCCATCAGGGCACGAAGCACAGGCGCGTCATGACGCGAGCGAAGCGTGAAGCCCTCGTTGATCACGACAGCGGCAAGATCTGGATTCAGGACGGCTGCGCAGAATGCGTCTTCGAGGCTGCCGACGACGACAGGCTCGTAGACGAACGCGTCGATCGGACGCCTCAGCTTGCGCCATTCCGTGCAGAGCCCCGGCCAATTGTTGGAAGAAACGCCGGTCACGATCAGGGTCTCAAAGTAGGGGCGGTGCGCCTCTTTCCGTCCGAACGCGGGCGGCAGCAGATCCGGAACGTCACCCTCGGCTTCGTCATTTACATTCCAGTCGCCGGCGTGCTGACGGAAGGACTTTGTCGTCAGCGCCTGCGCAATCCGCGTCGAAAGCAGGAGCGAGGCCGCCGCGTCGTCGGACGTCGCCGCCTCTTTCAATGCGGCCATCAAGTACAAGCCGGGATAACCATGAAATTCCTCTGTCACCGCGATATCGGCCAAGACCGCATCGTAGTTCGCGCGGTCGCCACCCTGGGCCCATGCCTTTGCGGCTTCAACCAGGTCACGCCAGTCGTCCCCGCGCCCACCGGGGCCGGAAAAGAATTGATCGATGCGCTTCTGGGTGGGCTTGGCGTCCTTGGGCATGTCCCTGTCTCCCGGCTAGTAGGCAAAGCTGATGACGCACCGTGGCTCCCTTCCCTCGTGCTCCCTTGATCCAAGTCAACGGTTGCCGGCGATACGCAACTCAAGATTTCCGATGACGATTACGGGGCGCATACGTCATCGCACTGCAATAATGCGCCCGGGAGGCCGAGAGGATCGCCCGGCTCCGAGATCAGAGCGTCAGTTGGCCTTACCGTTGCCGAGCACGCTGTCGAGTGACCGGAGCCAAAGACCGCTGTCGGTCTTTTCCGCCAATCCTTCCGCCCGCAGCAGGTCGCGCAATTGCGCATGCGCGCCGACGATACAGAACGCGACGTGACGGGCGGCGAGCTCATCATGGAGATCGCGCAACATGCTCGCACCCGCCAGATCGATGTAGGGCGATGCCGAAAGATCGCAGGCAACGAGCTTGATGTCGGACGATTTCCTGAGCACACCTAAGACAGAGCCCAAAATTGTCTCGGCGTTGATGTAAAGCAGCGAGGCTTCGGGGCGAAAAGCGATCACGCCAACGAGCGGCTCCACGCCCTCATGTCGGGCGCTGTCGGAATAACGTCCGGTTCCAGGAAGGCGCCCGAGGAAGGCGATGTTCGGGCTCGATGCGCGTGCCAGCAGCAGGAATATGGACGCAATCGCCG of the Bradyrhizobium quebecense genome contains:
- a CDS encoding beta-eliminating lyase-related protein, which translates into the protein MPKDAKPTQKRIDQFFSGPGGRGDDWRDLVEAAKAWAQGGDRANYDAVLADIAVTEEFHGYPGLYLMAALKEAATSDDAAASLLLSTRIAQALTTKSFRQHAGDWNVNDEAEGDVPDLLPPAFGRKEAHRPYFETLIVTGVSSNNWPGLCTEWRKLRRPIDAFVYEPVVVGSLEDAFCAAVLNPDLAAVVINEGFTLRSRHDAPVLRALMASMGPQMESDLSALRLAQIIKRLRPELDIYLMSNRNVEEMAGNPEANVVRRIFYSIEEILELHLCILEGVQDRYDTPFFDNLKKYAQRPIGTFHALPIARGKSIFKSDWIRDMGEFYGPNLFLAESSATTGGLDSLLEPTGNIKTAQDKAARAFGADHVFFVTNGTSTSNKMAVQALLGPGDIAIVDRNCHKSHHYGMVLAGAQPLYVEAFPMTEYSMYGAVPLKTIKQALLHAKADGRLDRIKMVDLTNCTFDGHIYNTRRVMEECLAIKPNLIFLWDEAWFGFARFSPFLRPRTAMGAANDIEAWMHDPKSVAAYEKQQAELGKNPSDELLLKTRLIPDPRQIRLRVYQTNSTHKSMSALRQGSMLFVKDVEFHTVEAQFHEAVFTHASTSPNQQLIGSLDVARRQMELEGYGLVNNAFEIAFAIRQAVANNALISKYFHIIGADGMVPAQYRQTGFVDYLAPGTNWVTALKSFQEDEFCLDPTRMTLVCGTAGFDGTQFKGILANKYGIQVNKTSRNSVLFQSNINNTRSDVAHLIRVLMEIASEVDRGLAQGGANARKTFEARVKSLMTDVPDLPNFSHFHSSFRGDAGAKTNEGDIRSGFYSAYDAAGCEYIRLADPEIDRRLKGGPDLVSANFVIPYPPGFPIMVPGQVITQETIDFMRKLDVKEIHGYDAKEGLKLVRAEALMKIGKLKPGAAPKLKAAS